A genomic window from Streptomyces sp. MST-110588 includes:
- a CDS encoding cytochrome c oxidase subunit 4 — protein sequence MKIQAKMFIWLSVFVLAMAIVYGVWSKEPAGTTALFLAFGLCIMIGYYLAFTARRVDAGAQDNKEAEVADDAGELGFFSPHSWQPLSLAVGGSLAFLGVIFGWWLLYFSAPVILVGLFGWVFEYYRGENRTQ from the coding sequence GTGAAGATCCAGGCCAAGATGTTCATCTGGCTCTCCGTCTTCGTCCTGGCCATGGCGATCGTCTACGGCGTCTGGTCGAAGGAGCCGGCGGGCACCACCGCGCTGTTCCTCGCCTTCGGACTGTGCATCATGATCGGCTATTACCTGGCCTTCACGGCTCGCCGGGTGGACGCCGGAGCGCAGGACAACAAGGAGGCCGAGGTCGCCGACGACGCCGGTGAGCTGGGCTTCTTCAGCCCGCACAGTTGGCAGCCGCTGTCCCTGGCCGTCGGTGGCTCGCTCGCCTTCCTGGGCGTGATCTTCGGCTGGTGGCTGCTGTACTTCTCGGCCCCGGTCATCCTGGTCGGTCTCTTCGGCTGGGTATTCGAGTACTACCGGGGTGAGAACCGCACGCAGTAG
- a CDS encoding Ig-like domain-containing protein has translation MSHRPRTRTVRCCALLLAPLAVAATACQGSLSDPLAAKPYDAAEQVSANASGTHKVDPNKPLEITATDDEARITDVTATDAAGRYINGELSVDGKKWRTTLPLAAGTRYTVRVSTEDEDGLPGRKTLQVDTADSDNRLRVKFGPESGTYGVGQPITAELSKQIQDPKARAVVERSLKVESTPRVEGSWHWVDGKSLHFRPREYWPAHASIDVHSTLEGLKVSKELYGGPANPVKLRTGDRVEAVTDAAAHYMTVTRNGEQINSIPVTTGKPGYSTRNGTKVVLGKEGFVRMRGTSIGIPSGSSDAYDLPVYWATRVTWSGEYVHAAPWSVRSQGADNVSHGCTGMSTDNAKWFFDTVRVGDIVKVINSGGETMTPFDNGFGDWNMSWEEWRKGSALGGDEGAGTGARSEQRPGPADAARLRPQV, from the coding sequence ATGAGTCACAGACCACGAACCCGGACGGTGCGCTGCTGCGCCCTCCTGCTGGCACCTTTGGCGGTGGCCGCGACCGCCTGCCAAGGCTCGTTGTCGGACCCGCTCGCCGCCAAGCCCTACGACGCGGCCGAGCAGGTCTCGGCCAACGCCTCCGGCACCCACAAGGTGGACCCCAACAAGCCGCTGGAGATCACCGCCACCGACGACGAGGCACGGATCACGGACGTCACGGCGACCGACGCCGCCGGCCGCTACATCAACGGCGAACTCTCCGTCGACGGCAAGAAATGGCGCACCACCCTCCCGCTGGCGGCCGGCACCCGCTACACCGTCCGGGTGAGCACCGAGGACGAGGACGGCCTGCCCGGCCGCAAGACGCTCCAGGTCGACACCGCGGACTCCGACAACCGGCTGCGCGTCAAGTTCGGTCCCGAAAGCGGCACGTACGGGGTCGGGCAGCCCATCACGGCCGAACTGAGCAAGCAGATCCAGGACCCCAAGGCGCGCGCCGTCGTCGAACGCTCCCTGAAGGTCGAGTCCACGCCGCGCGTGGAGGGCTCCTGGCACTGGGTGGACGGCAAGTCGCTGCACTTCCGGCCGCGCGAGTACTGGCCCGCCCACGCCTCCATCGACGTCCACAGCACGCTGGAGGGCCTGAAGGTCTCCAAGGAGCTGTACGGGGGCCCCGCCAACCCCGTCAAGCTCCGTACGGGGGACCGGGTCGAGGCCGTCACCGACGCGGCGGCCCACTACATGACGGTCACCCGTAACGGTGAGCAGATCAACTCCATCCCCGTCACCACCGGCAAGCCCGGCTACTCCACCCGCAACGGCACCAAGGTGGTCCTGGGCAAGGAGGGGTTCGTCCGGATGCGCGGCACCAGCATCGGCATCCCCTCAGGGAGTTCGGACGCCTACGACCTGCCGGTCTACTGGGCCACCCGGGTCACCTGGAGCGGCGAGTACGTGCACGCCGCGCCCTGGTCCGTACGCTCCCAGGGCGCCGACAACGTCAGCCACGGATGCACCGGCATGTCCACCGACAACGCCAAGTGGTTCTTCGACACCGTACGCGTCGGTGACATCGTCAAGGTCATCAACAGCGGCGGCGAGACCATGACCCCCTTCGACAACGGGTTCGGCGACTGGAACATGTCGTGGGAGGAATGGCGCAAGGGCAGTGCGCTGGGCGGAGACGAAGGGGCCGGTACGGGGGCGCGCAGCGAGCAGCGGCCGGGACCCGCCGATGCGGCCCGGCTGCGCCCCCAGGTCTGA
- a CDS encoding heme-copper oxidase subunit III, translating to MSVVATATTVETGHAHPSVNRPNLTSVGTIIWLSSELMFFAALFAMYFTLRSVTGAEYWKESADALNLPFSATNTTILVLSSLTCQLGVFAAERGDVKKLRTWFVITFIMGAIFIGGQVFEYTDLVKEEGLSLSSGPYGSVFYLTTGFHGLHVTGGLIAFLLVLGRTYAAKRFTHEQATAAIVVSYYWHFVDVVWIGLFATIYLIR from the coding sequence ATGTCGGTCGTGGCGACAGCAACGACAGTAGAAACCGGGCACGCGCACCCGTCGGTCAATCGGCCGAACCTCACCAGCGTCGGAACCATCATCTGGCTGAGTTCCGAGCTGATGTTCTTCGCGGCCCTCTTCGCGATGTACTTCACCCTCCGATCGGTGACCGGGGCCGAGTATTGGAAGGAATCCGCCGATGCGCTGAATCTTCCGTTCTCCGCGACGAACACCACGATCCTGGTGCTCAGCTCCCTGACCTGTCAGCTCGGTGTCTTCGCCGCCGAGCGTGGCGACGTCAAGAAGCTGCGGACCTGGTTCGTGATCACCTTCATCATGGGTGCGATCTTCATCGGCGGACAGGTCTTCGAGTACACCGATCTGGTCAAGGAAGAGGGCCTCTCGCTCTCGTCCGGTCCCTACGGCTCGGTGTTCTACCTGACCACCGGGTTCCACGGACTGCACGTGACAGGCGGCCTGATCGCCTTCCTGCTGGTCCTGGGCAGGACGTACGCGGCCAAGAGGTTCACCCACGAACAGGCCACCGCGGCCATCGTCGTGTCCTACTACTGGCACTTCGTCGATGTCGTCTGGATCGGCCTCTTCGCCACGATCTACCTGATCCGGTAA
- a CDS encoding c-type cytochrome, with translation MKKLSARRRHPLAALVVLLFALAVTGGLYAAFAPADKAQADDTAQSLAIKEGKKLFAVGCASCHGQGGQGTTDGPPLVGVGAAAVDFQVGTGRMPAQQPGAQVPRKKNIYSQDQINQLAAYVASLGAGPSVPAASQYSPENADIGKGGELFRTNCAQCHNFTGKGGALTNGKFAPTLEDVKPKHIYEAMETGPQNMPSFGDGTLSAQNKKDIVAYLGAVNGEDTPSPGGMELGGLGPVSEGLFGWIAGMGALIAVAIWVAARTTKAKKS, from the coding sequence GTGAAAAAGCTCTCCGCACGACGGCGCCATCCGCTGGCGGCGCTCGTCGTCCTACTCTTCGCGCTGGCGGTCACTGGGGGGCTGTACGCGGCGTTCGCGCCCGCGGACAAGGCTCAGGCCGACGACACCGCCCAGTCCCTTGCCATCAAGGAGGGCAAGAAGCTCTTCGCCGTGGGCTGCGCAAGCTGCCATGGTCAGGGCGGTCAGGGCACCACTGACGGCCCGCCCCTGGTCGGCGTGGGCGCAGCCGCGGTCGACTTCCAGGTCGGCACCGGCCGGATGCCGGCGCAGCAGCCCGGTGCCCAGGTGCCGCGGAAGAAGAACATCTACAGCCAGGACCAGATCAACCAGCTCGCGGCGTACGTGGCGTCGCTGGGCGCCGGTCCGAGTGTGCCCGCCGCGTCGCAGTACAGCCCCGAGAACGCCGACATCGGCAAGGGCGGCGAGCTGTTCCGTACCAACTGCGCGCAGTGCCACAACTTCACCGGTAAGGGCGGCGCCCTGACCAACGGCAAGTTCGCACCGACGCTTGAGGACGTCAAGCCCAAGCACATCTACGAGGCCATGGAAACCGGCCCGCAGAACATGCCTTCCTTCGGCGACGGCACCCTGTCGGCGCAGAACAAGAAGGACATCGTCGCCTACCTCGGCGCGGTCAACGGTGAGGACACCCCCAGCCCCGGTGGTATGGAGCTCGGTGGTCTCGGACCGGTCAGCGAGGGTCTCTTCGGCTGGATCGCCGGCATGGGCGCGCTGATCGCGGTCGCCATCTGGGTCGCAGCCCGGACTACGAAGGCCAAGAAGTCATGA
- a CDS encoding Rieske (2Fe-2S) protein: protein MSQTGPHNDVAEHNLPSERDAAHGSAVDTADNPFADPGLPPHEHRAQDNDERAAKRSERVVAFLFTLSMLATIGFIASYVIFPIDKIVYIWPFGHVSALNFSLGLTLGVALFCIGAGAVHWARTLMSDEEVADERHPIEASPEVKAKVMEDFAQGAKESAIGRRKLIRNTMFGALALVPLSGVVLLRDLGPLPEKKLRTTSWKKGVRLVNQSTNLPLRPEDIAVGSLTFAKPEGLEEDDHEFHSKIAKDALMLVRLQPENIKDKQELDWSHEGIVAFSKICTHVGCPISLYEQQTHHVLCPCHQSTFDLADGGRVIFGPAGHALPQLHITVKDGFLEAVSDFAEPVGPSFWERG, encoded by the coding sequence ATGAGTCAGACTGGACCACACAACGACGTGGCAGAACACAACCTCCCCAGTGAGCGGGACGCGGCACACGGCTCCGCGGTGGACACCGCGGACAACCCGTTCGCCGACCCGGGGCTGCCGCCCCACGAGCACCGTGCGCAGGACAACGACGAGCGGGCCGCCAAGCGTTCCGAGCGTGTGGTCGCCTTCCTGTTCACCCTGTCGATGCTCGCGACGATCGGCTTCATCGCCTCGTACGTGATCTTCCCGATCGACAAGATCGTCTACATCTGGCCGTTCGGTCACGTCAGCGCGCTGAACTTCTCGCTCGGCCTGACGCTCGGTGTGGCGCTCTTCTGCATCGGCGCCGGCGCGGTCCACTGGGCCCGTACGCTGATGTCGGACGAGGAGGTCGCCGACGAGCGTCACCCGATCGAGGCGAGCCCCGAGGTCAAGGCCAAGGTCATGGAGGACTTCGCGCAGGGCGCGAAGGAGTCCGCGATCGGCCGGCGCAAGCTGATCCGCAACACCATGTTCGGCGCGCTGGCCCTGGTGCCGCTCTCCGGTGTGGTGCTGCTGCGCGACCTGGGTCCGCTGCCGGAGAAGAAGCTGCGCACCACGAGCTGGAAGAAGGGCGTCCGGCTGGTCAACCAGTCCACCAACCTCCCGCTGCGTCCCGAGGACATCGCGGTCGGCTCGCTGACCTTCGCCAAGCCCGAGGGCCTGGAGGAGGACGATCACGAGTTCCACTCGAAGATCGCCAAGGATGCCCTGATGCTCGTCCGGCTCCAGCCGGAGAACATCAAGGACAAGCAGGAACTGGACTGGTCGCACGAAGGCATCGTGGCCTTCTCCAAGATCTGCACCCACGTCGGCTGCCCGATCAGCCTGTACGAGCAGCAGACGCACCACGTGCTGTGCCCGTGCCACCAGTCGACCTTCGACCTCGCTGACGGCGGTCGCGTGATCTTCGGCCCGGCCGGTCACGCCCTGCCCCAGCTCCACATCACGGTGAAGGACGGCTTCCTTGAGGCCGTAAGCGACTTCGCGGAGCCCGTCGGCCCGAGCTTCTGGGAGCGCGGATGA
- a CDS encoding ubiquinol-cytochrome c reductase cytochrome b subunit has translation MSNETSATTTRRGQAPRGERIADWADGRLGIYSLAKANMRKIFPDHWSFMLGEVCLYTFIIIILTGVYLTLFFHPSMAEVTYHGSYVPMHGIRMTQAFESTLDISFDVRGGLLIRQIHHWAAVVFLAAMMIHMMRVFFTGAFRKPREVNWLFGFLLLVLGMFTGFTGYSLPDDLLSGTGVRFIEGVILAMPLVGSYLQMFIFGGEFPGHDIIPRFFTIHVLLLPGIMLGLLVAHLILVFYHKHTQFPGAGKTNNNVVGMPLLPVYMAKAGGFFFLVFGVISVLAAVASINPVWAIGPYRPDQVSTGAQPDWYMGFAEGLIRVMPGWEWNFWGHTINFGVLIPILIFPLVLVAIAVYPFVESWVTGDKREHHILDRPRNVPTRTGFGVAWLTAYFIMLIGGGNDLWATHFHMSINAITWFVRIGFFVGPVIAFIVTKRICLGLQRRDRDKVLHGRETGIIKRLPHGEFIEVHEPLRQEQLHTLTQHEQPKPLDLGPEVDENGVERKIKRTQKLRAKLSKGYYGEDNVIPKPTVEEYKEITSGHGHH, from the coding sequence ATGAGTAACGAAACGAGTGCGACCACCACGCGCCGCGGCCAGGCGCCGCGGGGTGAGCGGATCGCCGACTGGGCGGACGGCCGGCTGGGCATCTACAGCCTCGCCAAGGCCAACATGCGCAAGATCTTCCCGGACCACTGGTCCTTCATGCTGGGTGAGGTCTGCCTCTACACGTTCATCATCATCATCCTGACCGGTGTCTACCTGACGCTGTTCTTCCACCCGAGCATGGCCGAGGTGACCTACCACGGCTCGTACGTGCCCATGCACGGGATCAGGATGACCCAGGCGTTCGAGTCGACGCTGGACATCAGCTTCGACGTCCGCGGCGGTCTGCTCATCCGGCAGATCCACCACTGGGCGGCCGTGGTCTTCCTCGCGGCGATGATGATCCACATGATGCGGGTGTTCTTCACCGGCGCCTTCCGCAAGCCGCGTGAGGTCAACTGGCTCTTCGGCTTCCTGCTGCTGGTGCTCGGCATGTTCACCGGCTTCACCGGTTACTCGCTGCCGGACGACCTGCTCTCGGGCACCGGTGTCCGGTTCATCGAAGGTGTCATCCTGGCGATGCCGCTGGTCGGCTCGTACCTGCAGATGTTCATCTTCGGCGGGGAGTTCCCGGGGCACGACATCATCCCCAGGTTCTTCACCATCCACGTGCTGCTGCTGCCCGGCATCATGCTGGGCCTGCTGGTGGCGCACCTGATCCTGGTCTTCTACCACAAGCACACGCAGTTCCCGGGTGCCGGCAAGACCAACAACAACGTGGTCGGCATGCCGCTGCTGCCGGTCTACATGGCCAAGGCCGGTGGCTTCTTCTTCCTGGTCTTCGGCGTCATCTCGGTGCTCGCTGCGGTCGCCAGCATCAACCCGGTGTGGGCCATCGGTCCCTACCGGCCCGACCAGGTCTCCACCGGCGCCCAGCCCGACTGGTACATGGGCTTCGCCGAGGGTCTGATCCGTGTCATGCCCGGCTGGGAGTGGAACTTCTGGGGCCACACCATCAACTTCGGTGTGCTGATCCCGATCCTGATCTTCCCGCTGGTGCTGGTCGCGATCGCGGTCTACCCCTTCGTGGAGTCCTGGGTCACCGGTGACAAGCGCGAGCACCACATCCTGGACCGCCCGCGCAACGTGCCGACCCGTACGGGCTTCGGTGTGGCCTGGCTGACCGCGTACTTCATCATGCTCATCGGTGGTGGAAACGACCTGTGGGCCACCCACTTCCACATGTCGATCAACGCGATCACCTGGTTCGTGCGGATCGGGTTCTTCGTGGGCCCGGTGATCGCCTTCATCGTGACCAAGCGGATCTGCCTGGGTCTGCAGCGGCGCGACCGCGACAAGGTGCTGCACGGCCGGGAGACCGGCATCATCAAGCGTCTGCCGCACGGTGAGTTCATCGAGGTGCACGAGCCGCTGCGGCAGGAGCAGCTCCACACGCTCACCCAGCACGAGCAGCCCAAGCCGCTGGACCTCGGCCCCGAGGTCGACGAGAACGGCGTGGAGCGCAAGATCAAGCGCACGCAGAAGCTGCGGGCCAAGCTCTCGAAGGGTTACTACGGCGAGGACAACGTCATCCCGAAGCCGACCGTCGAGGAGTACAAGGAGATCACCAGCGGCCACGGCCACCACTGA
- the trpD gene encoding anthranilate phosphoribosyltransferase has translation MNVVTPAGGGSVAVRTWPDVLNTLLEGRDLAADDTAWAMDRIMRGEASDAQIAGFAVALRAKGETVAEISGLVRAMYGHANLIEVPGPSVDIVGTGGDGAKTVNISTMSSIVVAGTGAKVVKHGNRAASSASGASDVLEKLGVNLDLTPRRVVQVAAEAGITFCFAVKFHPALRHVAAARRELGIRTTFNVLGPLTNPAKVTAQATGVADARMAPILAGVLAERGSSALVFRGDDGLDELTTTATSKVWVVRDGAVREESFDPRDVGIDLVPVEALRGADASYNADVARRLLAGERGPVRDAVLLNSAAALVALEPADGPLTGQLAAGMARAAESIDSGAARRALERWVAASNA, from the coding sequence ATGAACGTCGTGACCCCGGCAGGCGGCGGCAGCGTGGCGGTCCGCACCTGGCCGGACGTGCTCAACACCCTGCTGGAGGGGCGGGACCTGGCCGCCGACGACACCGCGTGGGCCATGGACCGCATCATGCGCGGCGAGGCCAGTGACGCGCAGATCGCCGGGTTCGCGGTGGCGCTGCGGGCCAAGGGCGAGACGGTGGCGGAGATCTCCGGGCTCGTACGGGCCATGTACGGGCACGCGAACCTGATCGAGGTGCCCGGTCCGAGCGTGGACATCGTGGGGACCGGCGGGGACGGCGCCAAGACCGTCAACATCTCCACCATGTCCTCGATCGTGGTGGCGGGGACCGGGGCGAAGGTCGTCAAGCACGGCAACCGCGCGGCCTCCTCGGCCAGCGGCGCCTCCGACGTACTGGAAAAGCTGGGCGTCAATCTGGACCTGACGCCCCGGCGGGTGGTCCAGGTCGCCGCCGAGGCCGGCATCACCTTCTGCTTCGCCGTCAAGTTCCACCCCGCGCTGCGGCACGTGGCCGCCGCCCGGCGGGAGCTGGGGATCAGGACGACCTTCAACGTCCTGGGTCCGCTGACCAATCCGGCCAAGGTGACGGCCCAGGCGACCGGGGTCGCCGACGCCCGGATGGCGCCCATCCTGGCCGGGGTGCTCGCCGAGCGCGGCTCCAGCGCACTGGTCTTCCGGGGGGACGACGGGCTGGACGAGCTGACGACGACGGCGACCTCCAAGGTGTGGGTGGTGCGCGACGGCGCCGTACGGGAGGAGTCCTTCGACCCGCGGGACGTGGGGATCGACCTGGTGCCGGTGGAGGCGCTGCGCGGCGCGGACGCCTCGTACAACGCGGACGTGGCGCGGCGGCTGCTGGCGGGCGAGCGGGGGCCCGTACGGGACGCGGTGCTGCTGAACTCGGCGGCGGCGCTGGTCGCGCTCGAACCGGCGGACGGGCCGCTGACCGGGCAGCTCGCGGCGGGCATGGCCAGGGCGGCGGAATCGATCGACTCGGGAGCGGCCCGGCGGGCACTGGAGCGCTGGGTGGCCGCCAGCAACGCGTGA
- a CDS encoding aminotransferase class V-fold PLP-dependent enzyme: MPVSAAATDADVRAPLPVLGRDVLVPLVTGGEVEYAALDVAASAPALQRVWDEVAAYAPYYGSVHRGAGYLSQLSTDLFENSRAEVARFLGCRPDDQVIFTRSTTDSLNLLATALPRDARVFVFETEHHAALLPWGRRADVRVDCLDAPRSPREAVETLEKALAARDPYGTALVCVTGASNVTGELWPVQELAAAAHAHGARIVLDAAQLAPHHPLDIAALDVDWVAFSGHKLYAPFGAGVLAGRADWLQEAEPYLAGGGASRTVTRRPDGGVDVRWHTTAARHEAGSPNVIGVHAVAAACRTLTEAGFEGLLAREQRLVERVRQGLARVPGVRVLSLFGDDAPRVGVLSFVVEGWHSGHLAAALSAEYGIGVRDGLFCAHPLVRILLGGAPGEPAQCGAPAPDAAAAAADTAGPGASLDAVRVSFGAGTPDEHVERFLRAVQELVSDGARWNYRTVDGRCVPDTAAVASSA; this comes from the coding sequence ATGCCTGTTTCCGCTGCCGCCACCGACGCCGACGTCCGCGCTCCGCTGCCCGTGCTCGGGCGGGACGTCCTGGTCCCGCTGGTCACCGGCGGCGAGGTGGAGTACGCGGCGCTGGACGTCGCCGCCAGTGCCCCGGCGCTCCAGCGGGTCTGGGACGAGGTGGCCGCGTACGCCCCGTACTACGGCAGTGTGCACCGCGGGGCCGGGTACCTCTCGCAGCTCTCCACCGACCTGTTCGAGAACAGCCGCGCGGAGGTCGCCCGGTTCCTCGGCTGCCGCCCCGACGATCAGGTGATCTTCACCCGTTCGACGACCGACTCGCTGAACCTGCTGGCCACCGCCCTGCCCCGGGACGCCCGGGTCTTCGTCTTCGAGACCGAGCACCACGCCGCGCTGCTGCCCTGGGGGCGGCGCGCGGACGTCCGGGTGGACTGCCTGGACGCGCCGCGCAGCCCGCGGGAGGCGGTGGAGACGCTGGAGAAGGCGCTGGCGGCGCGCGATCCGTACGGCACCGCTCTGGTGTGTGTGACGGGCGCCTCGAACGTGACCGGTGAGCTGTGGCCCGTACAGGAGCTGGCAGCGGCGGCGCACGCGCACGGCGCGCGGATCGTGCTGGACGCGGCCCAACTGGCGCCGCACCACCCCCTGGACATCGCCGCGCTGGACGTGGACTGGGTGGCCTTCTCCGGGCACAAGCTGTACGCCCCGTTCGGCGCGGGCGTGCTGGCCGGCCGCGCGGACTGGCTCCAGGAGGCCGAACCGTACCTCGCGGGCGGCGGCGCCAGCCGTACGGTCACCCGGCGCCCGGACGGCGGCGTGGATGTCCGGTGGCACACCACCGCCGCCCGGCACGAGGCCGGCTCACCGAACGTCATCGGCGTCCACGCCGTCGCCGCCGCCTGCCGGACGCTGACCGAAGCGGGCTTCGAGGGCCTCCTCGCCCGCGAGCAGCGGCTGGTGGAGCGGGTGCGGCAGGGGCTGGCGCGGGTGCCCGGCGTGCGGGTGCTGTCGCTGTTCGGGGACGACGCCCCGCGGGTGGGTGTCCTGTCCTTCGTCGTGGAGGGCTGGCACAGCGGGCACCTGGCGGCGGCGCTCTCGGCGGAGTACGGGATCGGGGTGCGCGACGGGCTGTTCTGCGCGCATCCGCTCGTACGGATCCTGCTGGGGGGCGCGCCCGGGGAGCCGGCGCAGTGCGGTGCGCCGGCGCCGGATGCCGCAGCCGCCGCAGCGGACACGGCGGGTCCGGGGGCCTCGCTCGACGCGGTACGGGTCAGCTTCGGCGCCGGCACCCCGGACGAGCACGTGGAGCGGTTCCTGCGCGCCGTACAGGAGCTGGTGAGCGACGGCGCCCGGTGGAACTACCGCACCGTGGACGGGCGCTGCGTGCCGGACACCGCCGCGGTCGCCTCCTCGGCCTGA
- a CDS encoding Lrp/AsnC ligand binding domain-containing protein, whose translation MITAIVLIKTSVDRIPEIAEKIAALEGVSEVYSVTGAHDLIAMVRVARHDDLAEVIPGRISKVPGVAATETHIAFRTYSQHDLEAAFAIGLDS comes from the coding sequence GTGATCACCGCGATCGTGCTCATCAAGACCAGCGTGGACCGGATTCCGGAGATCGCGGAGAAGATCGCCGCGCTGGAGGGCGTCAGCGAGGTCTACTCGGTCACCGGCGCGCACGACCTGATCGCGATGGTGCGGGTGGCCCGCCACGACGACCTGGCCGAGGTCATCCCCGGCCGGATCAGCAAGGTGCCGGGGGTGGCCGCCACGGAGACCCACATCGCCTTCCGTACGTACTCCCAGCACGACCTGGAGGCGGCCTTCGCCATCGGCCTGGACTCCTGA
- a CDS encoding rhomboid family intramembrane serine protease translates to MTNVLIAVCCVVFVMGPASGLNGSPTDPGALLQAQTAYFAHWGVIPRDLWSGDPRALITPLTALFVHGSWLHLLGNILFLHVFGGMAEARMGRVAFAAFYVLTGYLALLGYAAAHAASGQTLVGASGSISGVLGAFLYLFPRARVTSLYPFLFFLPLRFPAWIVLLFWFFLQWMAAQRDPTGPGVAYLAHVVGFALGFTYAWVRYRRRYVPAAKAADAPGRVGPQEQATEGESQP, encoded by the coding sequence ATGACCAATGTCCTGATCGCCGTCTGCTGCGTCGTCTTCGTCATGGGCCCCGCCTCGGGCCTGAACGGGTCCCCCACCGACCCCGGCGCCCTGCTGCAGGCCCAGACCGCGTACTTCGCCCACTGGGGCGTGATCCCCCGCGACCTGTGGAGCGGCGACCCGCGGGCCCTGATCACCCCGCTGACCGCGCTGTTCGTCCACGGGAGCTGGCTGCACCTGCTGGGCAACATCCTCTTCCTCCACGTCTTCGGCGGCATGGCCGAGGCGCGGATGGGCCGGGTTGCCTTCGCGGCCTTCTACGTCCTGACCGGCTACCTGGCGCTGCTGGGCTACGCCGCCGCGCACGCCGCGTCGGGCCAGACCCTGGTCGGCGCCTCCGGCTCCATCTCCGGGGTCCTGGGGGCCTTCTTGTATCTCTTCCCCCGGGCACGGGTCACCAGCCTCTACCCGTTCCTGTTCTTCCTGCCGCTGCGCTTCCCCGCCTGGATCGTGCTGCTCTTCTGGTTCTTCCTCCAGTGGATGGCGGCCCAGCGCGACCCCACCGGGCCCGGCGTGGCCTACCTCGCGCACGTCGTGGGCTTCGCGCTGGGGTTCACGTACGCGTGGGTGCGCTACCGCAGGAGGTACGTTCCGGCGGCAAAGGCAGCGGACGCCCCCGGTAGGGTGGGCCCGCAGGAACAGGCGACCGAGGGAGAGAGCCAGCCGTGA
- a CDS encoding NYN domain-containing protein — MVERPDGQTGAGHDAEAGAAEADEVLDRPLPEGVRRRVVALTAESFGGLTVAELPPPLRQYARFTPSRRAKFAGNAMAAALEGDAVFRQRIAGRVRLAHPELAEALDNGTPPAAADPLDVAAAAYVLRPQGWVKLVEAAGEEAQRASAERAGEEAERELSRLREELAQARAQARTDAERTRGDLETLRRENEALRRKLRSALNDVRRGEAAVRKTEAELESVRAAAAAEKTSADSEVRRLKARVAEAEAVLETGRRAAREGRSVEDMRLRLLLDTVLDAAQGLRRELALPPASMHPADTVDAVTPGKMTPKDIATRALSETDPALLDQLLALPQAHLVVDGYNVTKTGYPTMPLDKQRLRLLGGLAVLAAQTGAEMTCVFDGAELAAPVLLAPPRGVRVLFSKPGVTADELIRQLVRAEPPGRPVVVVSTDREVADGVAKAGARPVASALLLKRLART, encoded by the coding sequence GTGGTGGAACGTCCAGATGGGCAGACGGGGGCGGGGCACGACGCCGAGGCCGGTGCGGCCGAGGCCGACGAGGTGCTCGACCGGCCGCTGCCCGAGGGCGTACGGCGCCGGGTCGTGGCGCTGACCGCGGAATCCTTCGGCGGCCTGACGGTCGCCGAACTTCCGCCGCCGTTGCGGCAGTATGCCCGGTTCACCCCCTCCCGCCGGGCGAAGTTCGCGGGCAACGCCATGGCGGCGGCGCTGGAGGGCGACGCGGTCTTCCGGCAGCGGATCGCCGGCCGGGTCCGCCTGGCCCACCCGGAGCTGGCCGAGGCGCTGGACAACGGCACCCCGCCCGCCGCCGCCGACCCCCTGGACGTCGCGGCGGCGGCTTATGTGCTGCGCCCGCAGGGGTGGGTCAAGCTCGTCGAGGCGGCGGGCGAGGAGGCCCAGCGGGCGAGCGCCGAGCGGGCGGGCGAGGAGGCCGAGCGCGAGCTGTCCCGGCTCCGGGAGGAGCTGGCGCAGGCGCGCGCCCAGGCCCGTACGGACGCCGAGCGGACCCGCGGGGACCTGGAGACGCTGCGCAGGGAGAACGAGGCGCTGCGGCGCAAGCTGCGCAGTGCGCTGAACGACGTACGGCGCGGTGAGGCGGCGGTACGCAAGACCGAGGCCGAGCTGGAGTCCGTACGGGCCGCCGCGGCGGCGGAGAAGACGAGCGCGGACAGCGAGGTACGGCGGCTCAAGGCCCGGGTCGCGGAGGCCGAGGCGGTCCTGGAGACCGGCCGGCGGGCCGCCCGCGAGGGGCGCAGCGTGGAGGACATGCGGCTGCGGCTGCTGCTGGACACGGTCCTGGACGCGGCACAGGGGCTGCGCCGCGAACTGGCGCTGCCGCCCGCCAGCATGCACCCGGCGGACACCGTCGACGCGGTGACGCCGGGCAAGATGACGCCCAAGGACATCGCCACCCGCGCCCTGTCCGAGACCGACCCGGCGCTGCTGGACCAGCTTCTGGCCCTGCCGCAGGCCCACTTGGTCGTCGACGGCTACAACGTGACCAAGACCGGCTATCCCACGATGCCGCTGGACAAGCAGCGGCTGCGGCTGCTGGGGGGACTGGCGGTACTGGCCGCGCAGACGGGCGCGGAGATGACGTGCGTCTTCGACGGCGCGGAGCTGGCGGCGCCGGTGCTGCTCGCGCCGCCGCGCGGGGTGCGGGTGCTGTTCAGTAAACCGGGTGTGACGGCGGACGAGTTGATCCGCCAGCTCGTACGGGCCGAGCCGCCCGGCCGCCCGGTGGTCGTGGTCTCCACGGACCGCGAGGTGGCGGACGGGGTGGCCAAGGCGGGGGCGCGGCCGGTCGCATCGGCCCTGCTGCTCAAGCGGCTTGCCCGTACCTGA